The Vicinamibacterales bacterium genome includes a region encoding these proteins:
- a CDS encoding helix-turn-helix transcriptional regulator: MFRGKFLRIDRGLSQRQLAALAGMTAPTLCHIENGRINPSPSELKALGAVLGCAPERVMDAVSDALLAPGAEARDDQRA, encoded by the coding sequence GTGTTCCGAGGCAAATTTCTCCGCATTGATCGGGGCCTGTCACAGCGCCAGCTCGCCGCGCTGGCGGGCATGACCGCGCCGACGCTCTGCCACATCGAGAACGGGCGCATCAACCCCTCGCCGAGCGAACTGAAAGCGCTCGGCGCCGTCCTCGGCTGCGCGCCTGAACGCGTCATGGACGCGGTCAGCGATGCCCTGCTCGCCCCCGGTGCGGAGGCCCGCGATGACCAGCGCGCCTAA